In one window of Gossypium hirsutum isolate 1008001.06 chromosome A01, Gossypium_hirsutum_v2.1, whole genome shotgun sequence DNA:
- the LOC107925592 gene encoding uncharacterized protein: MMHKEIEVYVDDMIAKSRTEKEHIQVLRKLLLKLRKFQLKLNPAKCTFGAKSGKLLGFVVSEKGIEIDPEKLKAIQELSPPQYEACIMGVCAAIECKIKVLEVYRDSALVIYQLKGEWETRDPKLIDYRKLVLELVKEFGDITFCYPPRDENQMADALATLAS, translated from the exons atgatgcataaagaaattgagGTTTATGTGGATGATATGATCGCAAAGTCTCGAACAGAGAAGGAGCATATACAAGTCCTGAGAAAATTGCTCTTGAAGTTAAGGAAGTTTCAGTTAAAACTCAACCCAGCCAAATGTACCTTTGGAGCCAAGTCTGGAAAGCTTCTCGGATTCGTGGTTAGCGAAAAGGGGATTGAGATTGATCCAGAAAAactcaaagccatacaagagctaTCTCCACCGC aatacgaagcgtgcatcatgggtgTCTGTGCAGCCATAGAAtgcaagattaaagtgctagaggtGTATAGGGATTCTGCGCTAGTAATTTATCAACTCAAGGGAGAATGGGAGACTAGAGACCCCAAGTTGATTGACTATCGAAAACTAGTCCTTGAATTGGTTAAAGAGTTCGGTGACATTACCTTCTGCTACCCTCCACgggacgaaaatcagatggccgaTGCTTTGGCCACCTTAGCTTCATGA